The proteins below are encoded in one region of Telopea speciosissima isolate NSW1024214 ecotype Mountain lineage chromosome 10, Tspe_v1, whole genome shotgun sequence:
- the LOC122643489 gene encoding protein MAINTENANCE OF MERISTEMS-like encodes MGSNGTPLLPKRPQSLGVTIWEGDDSAFHPEIDPDEDVLSDCDEKSRAPRYEGRLLRETPLHICNSAWKLPKVPVTYHKYGSRSTVLSWYGQLCGAVRQWVVEAGFEDLALLQTRSFDMSLAQALAERWWPTTHTYHLPMGEMTITPLCYFLYTGLSFGGEAVVGHPGGWTFDDQELMRLLGSIPSESYTAVQWFYREWDEKMVTDSSSREELDQQARCFILYLLGNTLFSTSRMTIHISMVWYLKDLLRVKKFDWVGVGYAHMLRMLDSLAMRGTELVDGT; translated from the exons ATGGGGTCTAATGGTACACCCCTTCTTCCCAAGAGGCCACAGAGTTTGGGTGTCACGATTTGGGAGGGAGACGATTCAGCTTTCCATCCGGAGATTGATCCTGATGAGGATGTATTGAGCGATTGTGATGAGAAGTCGAGGGCTCCAAGGTATGAGGGCCGTTTGCTCAGAGAGACGCCCCTGCACATCTGCAATAGTGCATGGAAGCTACCCAAG GTACCTGTGACCTATCATAAGTATGGGTCTCGCTCCACTGTTCTTAGCTGGTATGGCCAGCTATGCGGGGCTGTCCGACAGTGGGTTGTCGAGGCTGGCTTCGAGGATCTAGCTCTACTACAGACTAGGTCTTTCGATATGTCTTTGGCGCAGGCCCTGGCTGAGAGGTGGTGGCCTACTACCCACACTTACCACCTGCCTATGGGTGAGATGACGATCACACCCTTGTGCTATTTCCTATACACGGGCCTTTCTTTCGGTGGTGAGGCAGTGGTTGGGCATCCGGGTGGCTGGACATTCGATGATCAGGAGCTGATGAGGTTGCTTGGGTCTATTCCCTCTGAGTCATACACGGCGGTACAGTGGTTCTATCGTGAGTGGGATGAGAAAATGGTGACTGACTCGTCCAGTCGTGAGGAGCTGGACCAGCAGGCGAGGTGTTTCATTCTCTATCTTTTAGGGAACACCTTATTCAGTACCAGCAGGATGACGATCCACATCTCCATGGTATGGTACCTCAAAGATTTGCTGAGGGTGAAGAAATTTGACTGGGTTGGTGTGGGCTATGCCCATATGCTGAGGATGTTGGATTCATTGGCCATGCGGGGCACCGAACTTGTCGACGGCACCTAG